AAGAGACGGCGTCGCGGTAGTCAAAAACGCAGTCCCTCGCGAGCGCGCCCTCAAATACGCAGACGAGATCCACGAGTGGCTAGAAGGATTGTAAGCCCCCCCATTCCCCCTCACATCATACACGGCAGTaggtagcagcagcagcagcaactcacagcaccagcaaccTAGGCTACAGCCGCAACGACCCATCCACAATCCACAAAGACCACCTGCCCGACATCAACGAGAAGGGAATGTGTCTCGGCTACGCAGTCTCGCACGAATCCTTCACATGGGCCGTCCGTCAAGAACCAGGCGTCGTGCGCGCTTTCGAAGCGGTCTACGACACACCAGACCTCATCGTCTCGTTCGACTCCGTGAACATCGGCTTCCCGAACCGGGCGGACGTCAAGCCGAACACCCCGTGGCCGCATCAGGACCAGGACCCCGCGAAGCCGGGGTTTCGGTGCTTGCAGGGACTGGTGAATCTGCTGCCGAATGGGGCTGATGATGGCGGGTTGATTGTGTGCAAGGGGGCGCATTTGCTGAGTGAGGAGTTTCATGAGGTGTTTAAGGACGAGGAGCGGATCTGGTCGTGGTATACCTACCTTTCTACCAGTTTCTGCCTCTACCTGGTTGTATGAGGCTGATAGGTACAGGACAAAAGAGTGGTACGGCTTCACCGACGCCGGGAGGAAATGGCTCCAGGATAAGGGCTGCGAGTGGACCAAGATCACCGCCGAGCCGGGTGATCTCTTACTATGTAAGTCGTTACCATATTATAAAGACGATACTAATAGACAGGGGACTCGCGCACGCCGCATTACAACCTCTCGTCCAAGACGTCGCAGCCGAGATTCTGCGTGTATACGTGCTACATGCCGGTGGCAGACGCTAGCGAGGAGCAGCTcctgacgaagaagatggcgttTGAAGGTATGTCTCGCTGATATCAAGTAAATTCAACAGCTGATTGTCAGAAACTAAAATGACGACCCATTGGCCGAATGCTATGCATGTTGTTGAATTGCCGGTTTATCGCAACGGGGAGCCGGACCCGTATAACCGCCACAGTCCACGCAAGCCGGTGCAGCTGTCGGAGAGGGGATTCAAGTTGACGGGGATTCCGTACATCAAGGCAGCTGTATAGAGTCTTATCGTTCAATAGACAAGGAACAAGTAGGTCTGTGGGACTAGTACCTTCAATACTATCGAGTCTGCATTCGTTTTTACCAATCTATATCAATACTTCTGTCCAATACCATGGGACAACGTCATGTATCTGCTGACCGCAGGATTACTTAGTAATTCAGCGTCCGTGCAgaagtttataattataaatacgGAGTACTCCCAGCTGTCCCATCCTCCAACAAACCACTCCAGACATGCCTCGTATCCCCATCCCCGTCATTCTGTGCGGCCGCACCGCCGCCGTAGGTAGACCCGTATCGcaactcctcctcccagaCTACGAAGGTACCACAAATCCCCCCTCTATCTACTGAGTACTAACAAGACAGTAATCCACTTCATCACCTCACCGGAGAGCGCGCACGCCGACCTCCCGGTCCTCCTAGCCGGTCGCGACCCGCAGTCTGCCACGCCCAACGACATCGGCACGCACAACTACAGCCAGCCGCCGCGCGCCGTGATCTTCGGCCGCGGGTTCGCTCCTGATTTCGTCCAGGGGCTGAGGAAGGCGTATGCTGATCGGAGCACTGAGCCCGTGGCTTGGGTAGCGGGGGATCCGGCTAAAGTGCCGACCGGTGTCCCGGGGCCGGGATATGCTGAGGAGACGGTGAATTCGTTGAAGGGTGTACTGGCGGGTTGGAGGGGGGAagtggatgatgatgttctaCTGTACTAGCTGCGATCGTCTAATTCAAGTCCAGTGAACACTTGATAGCAAAAGGAAGCCGTGGTAGAATACAGATACTAAGAGCGTTGTGGGATTCTCCTCACGACATCAGACCCAGACGCCGTCCGGAAAACAGATGTCGACGATGGCATCTGGTGGAGAGTCACTGGTTCTCTTGCAGCAGCTCGCTGTTTCTTCGATCGCTCTGTAATCCAAGGCAGGAAATTAAACACGAAGCCGCAGATGAAAACCCCGATCCACAGCACCAGCTCGGTTCCGTATATCACCATGCCCAGGCTGTCTATCTGCGATTCAAACACTGCCATATGTAAGCAATAGAGGCTATTCAAGTGTCGTGCAAGGTAACACACCGATGGATACGAGCGAGAATAAATCACCAGCGGCATCAATTCCGACGAAGATAAAGCTGATTCCACGCACGGTGCGATGCACGTATATATCCCAGTAGTGTCGCAGAACACCCGCAGCAAGAAAGCATGCGCTTAGAACAGCCATCAGAATCATCGGCCATTCAAAACCCCGGTCTTTAGCGGCACGCAGGGCAAAGATCAAGCCGGTCTCGATACCTCCCAGTATCACAAGAAGAGACATGACCGCGGCGGCACACCTCGAGATTGAGTATTTCTACAACGAATCATGAGACTCCGCCATCACGCAACGATCAAACTAACCTTTCCGTAGTAAAGACACTGGGCCCAGGTGACAAGGCTGAGAAAAGTCAGGATCTGGGCCTGGACGCGCAGCGCCACATTCAGCTCCTCGACGATATTGTACACGCCAAGCGggacgccggcgatggcCCACAGCATCATCATGGACGCCCGCAGTCCTTCGGTGTCGTGGCGCCGATAGTTGATGAAGATCTGAGGCAGAAGCTGTGGAGGTCAGCCACGCAATGAGGGCTGCGAGATGTTTCTCACCTGGACGGACCAGCAGACCTGAACGTCGTTAGTTGGGATCAGTTGACAAGGGAAAAGACTCACTGCACCGGTGGTGCCCAGGACATTGGCTGCGATCGGGACATCCatgatggtgttgagaatgagaCGCAGTTAGGTACACACAGTCGGTGGAAACCCACGAGACGCTTTGTCAGCAGATTCTATCTCAACTCGTTTTCATTCGCCTCATTCTGATTCTCTACAGTTGACAAGAAAGTACGATCAGGCATGGTAATCGACGGCAAGGTATTGACTGCAAGGTTCAAAGCAAATATCTAACTAACTCGTGCAATACTACTATTGCAAATTTCGGGTCGCTCCAACAATCGCAACTACCAATTGACCCGCGCTGAGGAGAATGCTCATTGTGCCAATGACGACCGCCGCCTGGGCAGCGAATCTCTCTCGTGGATACCTGCGGTCGCTGAAATACTCCCAGAAACCGGTGGGTGGGTGTTTGTTTCCATATTCCTGCAGGCGACGGAGTTGGTTTCcaaagaaagggaaatcaACTCTCGAGTACGTAGGCCAGTCCATTATCCCCCCGTTGTCGTCCAGGAGAGACTCCGGAAGCAATGAGCTTTCAAAGGGCGACACTGTATTACCCAAAGACCAGCGGCACGACGATAGTTGGTCCAAGAAAGGATCAGCCAAAGCTCCTCGTGCTCTATGGGTCTTCAATTCCCTGCTCAGGAGTTTCCGTGACTCCCCGGACTGCCCAAAGAGAAGGCGATACGAGAGCAGCGCCTCTCTGTACAGGCTGCCAtgatcctcgatatcatTCTCTGGTCGAAATGGGTTGGGGTTCATAGTCCAATTGGTGATGCTAATAGAATAGGACGAACAGTCAGCAAGTAAAGGCCGTCGGACGACACCAAGCAATTAACATACTTTTTGTCGATAAGAAAGGCGTTCGGCTTCTTGATCCTCACCACACAGACAGACGGGAACCTGAAAATTGACAGGGTGCGAGCGACTTCGTCAAACACCAGGTGATCCTTCAGTGTCTCTACCCACACAATCTTAATGGCACCAAACCGTCTGAGAGAGGCGTAGGTCAGACTTGACTCGTACAAGGCATCATTGCCAACATCCGTCTCTTCGGGCCTCCTCAATTCCCGTGTGTAGTCTTGAAATGGCGTTCGCACATATGAACTGAGGGGTCCATGCCAAATGATATCGCGGGGGTGGTTAGGTATGGTCAAAGATACCTGGTTTGCAGTCCCTTCCTCGACCTGGCGGCTTTCGGGGGTTCCTGGGCGATTTTCCCGTGGTTGCGTTCGACCATCGAGGGTGATTGCTGTCGAGAGAGAGCACAATGTCTTCAGCACGGCGTTGGCGACAAGGACTTTCTGTTGGTCTGTAGCATCCGTCCCGCCACTCGATCTGGTTGGAAGAATCTCCCTCAACACATCGTGCATTGTCGGTTCCAGATTGTCAGTAGCCGGCTGGGCCTCACCACCGGCTTGTGGTCGGTCCCTACTGACACGACGCAGCTGGTTAAACGCACGACAGACGTCGGCACACCAGCTCCAGAAGTCGTCCGTGTTCGATGGCTTTGGTCTGTTCAGGGCCACCCATATCCTGTCATCAAAAGTCCTAAACTGCCCCTCGAACTGACTCTCCAGGAAATCGCAGAACGTATTAATGCCGGGATATTGCTCCGTCTCGCCAGCCGTCAGGCCGAATAGCCCCTGGATGCATCGGTTTCGGGCAGTCATTGCCTGCCAATGAGTTTCACTATAATCAGAAAAGCTCCTACAAAGCCGGCGAAACTTACCATGGTAGATCGAAGGGTGCGGTGATGCTTTCTTTGGTCCCAAGGCCCCCAAGAAAGAATTGTTCGTTAAGCCGCTGACAGAGGCACAGGGCTTGAATTGATGGACTTCAAAAGTTGGGGGTGTTCGCAATAAGCAAAGTCAAGGGAGCATGGAATCGGGATGCTGAGGAGGAAATGTCCTTATCTGGGATCGCCCGTGATATTTAAGCATTTCTCCAGCAGACGGTAACTTGGCAACTAGAGACGACGATGGAACTTTGCGAGGCCCATGCAGATACAAAGAAAACATGAATGGGCACAATCAATTCATTATTTCTCTTTACTTACTCCATGCTTGACTGGTAGGGATAGTCGGGAGTCGACCTCGTTCGGCCAACAGCCAGTGTCTTGATCAGTAGGTGCAGGGAGGTAGACGCAGGTGCAACCCCGATTGGGAGACCTTTGCAGAAAGTCCGGATGGTACAGCTGCTCATTTGCACAAATACATCAGTGTACTTGATGCACCGGGCTGCTTTAGCGCAGCGAACTTAGGAGCTCGAGTACCACAACTCAGATGCTGATATTCTGCGTACAGGCATCGGGTACCAATCCAAAGGTGTGCATCGGTTGTCTGCAGTAAATATTAAGCCAGGCCATCGCCTGGGCATATATCGCCCTGTTATTCTCGGCCTCGTTCGGGCTGGGGCCTTGTTGCCGGGGAACATTCGAGGATCGgtgcgaaaaaaaaaagaatgcaTGTTCCCGTCGGGATGATGCAGAAGGACTCGTCTTTCCCCTGGAGTTGTATCCCTCGGACAACACCGCAGATCATCATCTGAAATATGTGAAGTTTGCTATGTGACGAGCAGGGTTTGGAAAAGCTGCAGCGCTAGATGTCGTCCGCCTGATACTCCGTACGCGTTCTCGCGCCGGGATACACTGGATGAGGAATGGTTGCCCTCGGCCCCTTTGCGGTCGCGGCGACTACGGTAGCCTGCAGGAAAATACAAATGCCAGGAAGCTGGGACCACCAGTGACGGATTTGACTTGGTCGAAATTCGTGTCCCTCAGTCCGTAGAGACATCATAGGCATTAAGAGCTGGCCACCGACCCAAAAGATATTTGATGGACAATTGGCTGGCTCCTCCGGATTCTGCTTTAATGCTGTGTTTGTTCTGTTGCTCCATCACGCCGGCTTTATTGCCGTGACTTGGTTGCTTTTTCCAGTCGAGGGGCTGAGTCGCGATGATGCTGCTTATATGCCTGTGCAACCAGACACTAGACTTGTCAAATAGTCAGGTTTAAACTAGACCAGCCGCCGGTTCACTGTTTTGATACAATCAGTGTCATCCCGCCAGTGGTTCTATACCTCAGGGATAAATCGATCAGTCACCCTACACCAAATACTTGTTGAATGAATACTGCCTGCTGTTGGCAGACGCATCCTCGGTCACAGCCCGGGGTAGAATTCAAAGGAAGCAGGTTTGCTTTTGTAGCCCCAACTATCTTAGAAGGCACGATGTGTGTGCTCCTGATTGTACTACtagttagtattaatatatgTGCTGTTCTACCGAGCTTTCCTAATTGTAAACACTAGTATAATATGCTTTAGTAAATTTCATTGTCTAAACAAACACATACATGGCACTCGcagacaaaagaaaacaaaagacacaaaaaaaatgaaaacgaaaaaaagaaaaataaaaggaaCCCTTCAACGCTCAATCATGTATATCATGAATAATAGCCGGGTCCCAGTCCAAAACAGCCGTGTGGACGCTGGCTGACCACCCACAATGCAACTAGGTTAGTTCACTTTTAGGGTGCAAAAAGTGAACTCACCTAGCTTACAGCCCAACTAGAAGGGGGCCCTGTAGCTCGCAGGGGTGCATATAACCAGGTACTGGGATAAAAAAGAGTTTACCTAGAAAACGCCTCATCTCGGGTTTTAGGTATATTGAATTGACAATGTCCAGGTGGGTCGGATCATAGCTGTACCAGCCTTGAGCGATTTCCTCAATCACGCTGTGTGCGGGATCCGGCCTGTTGAAACTGTGTCTAATTTCACAATACCAATCGTTCAGAATTGGCAAGCTTGTGGCATAAATATAAACAACGTGTGGATGGTCATAAGGCACATCTACCTACAGGAATAGGGTGTTAGCATATTCTGGGGGAAGGTCCACAAGACAGAAGGTCAATACTTACAGCGTTGCAAACAGCTACTCCGGAGTAGAAGTGATTCATCCTGATGGGTAGGCAATGGGCAACTCCAAATCAAATGGCCAAGCACACTTAAAATGGATCAGAGTCACACAATATGTTCCGAGTGTATTCCGTAAACGGAGGAAGGGAAGCCAAGCAGAGTGGGATATCTGAAGCCTCTTGTAGACAGCGCTGGGGTTCACACTGACTGACAGGGAAGAAACTTCTGGTCAGTGAAGTGCCAGGAATGGCGTTTAAATATTTCTCAGAAGATATCCTTTCTGCTGGGTGGGGAGACTGATTAGTGAATAGCTCCTTTATATCCTTTATGTCTATAATGAGTAGAAAGTTATATACACTATAACATATTTAAGCTGTATTGGGGCCAATGACTACCCATTCACGAATACCCATTCAGCCTCACGTCgaatagtaaataatattcttgGCTGGATAAAGCTTATTCACAGATGTCCAGCCTCCGATAAAGCTGTCTGTTTTTGATAACTGCTCATACTAGGTGATGGAAAATGGGCCAGACACTCGACGTATTAAAAGGACTCTAAAGTCTAAATACCCGGTTTAAAACGAGTATGTACATTTGTATCTATCAATCTTAGTAGATTGTCCGAAATATAACTTTCATAggtatattaatagtaacTTGGACAAGGCCCTTAATCTAAACGAATGTACAGGGTAATGAACAACATAAAACATACATATAGGCAAGATAAAATCAACATCATATGGGACAGCAATAACAGATATCCATAGTAAAACAAGTACTGATTCTTAAGCAGTTCTAAGTTCAACCAGCGATCGACTAGGCTTCCGGGTTGTGGAAGGTAACCCAGATCCCAGACTCCCCCTGCCTATCTGCTAGTCCGGTAAACAGGATCTTCCCCCGAGTATCGTCGTTTTGGTTGGCGATCCAATCTAGCCATCCGTCTGAGACCGAGGCTGCGCATGTAAACCAATCTTTTTCGTGCTTCCAAATCTTGACACCTTTCCCGCTTGCGATCTCAAACCATCTCTGCAAGACAGACTCATTCATAGCCGTAATAAGCGTGCGCCCCGTCCCATCTGGACTCTTATCAGCGGTctgttatatataattagcaTCACATACCCTCCTTTTTCTCATTTGGAACTGCAGTGCAACATCGGATTAACTTACACTGACGCGGGTAAGCTGTGCATAGAACGGCATGGTATACTTCAGATATTTGGAATAGTAGTTTATAACA
This is a stretch of genomic DNA from Aspergillus puulaauensis MK2 DNA, chromosome 8, nearly complete sequence. It encodes these proteins:
- a CDS encoding uncharacterized protein (COG:S;~EggNog:ENOG410PIBS;~InterPro:IPR008775;~PFAM:PF05721), which translates into the protein MSTTTTTTTTVPPGRLFAHGTDVHYGDFRDDLLRDGVAVVKNAVPRERALKYADEIHEWLEGFNLGYSRNDPSTIHKDHLPDINEKGMCLGYAVSHESFTWAVRQEPGVVRAFEAVYDTPDLIVSFDSVNIGFPNRADVKPNTPWPHQDQDPAKPGFRCLQGLVNLLPNGADDGGLIVCKGAHLLSEEFHEVFKDEERIWSWTKEWYGFTDAGRKWLQDKGCEWTKITAEPGDLLLWDSRTPHYNLSSKTSQPRFCVYTCYMPVADASEEQLLTKKMAFEETKMTTHWPNAMHVVELPVYRNGEPDPYNRHSPRKPVQLSERGFKLTGIPYIKAAV
- a CDS encoding uncharacterized protein (COG:S;~EggNog:ENOG410PT3K), which gives rise to MPRIPIPVILCGRTAAVGRPVSQLLLPDYEVIHFITSPESAHADLPVLLAGRDPQSATPNDIGTHNYSQPPRAVIFGRGFAPDFVQGLRKAYADRSTEPVAWVAGDPAKVPTGVPGPGYAEETVNSLKGVLAGWRGEVDDDVLLY
- a CDS encoding PQ-loop repeat-containing protein (COG:S;~EggNog:ENOG410PFVU;~InterPro:IPR006603;~PFAM:PF04193;~TransMembrane:7 (o6-28i40-59o65-86i98-118o130-150i162-182o198-217i)); translated protein: MDVPIAANVLGTTGAVCWSVQLLPQIFINYRRHDTEGLRASMMMLWAIAGVPLGVYNIVEELNVALRVQAQILTFLSLVTWAQCLYYGKKYSISRCAAAVMSLLVILGGIETGLIFALRAAKDRGFEWPMILMAVLSACFLAAGVLRHYWDIYVHRTVRGISFIFVGIDAAGDLFSLVSIVFESQIDSLGMVIYGTELVLWIGVFICGFVFNFLPWITERSKKQRAAAREPVTLHQMPSSTSVFRTASGSDVVRRIPQRS
- a CDS encoding uncharacterized protein (COG:S;~EggNog:ENOG410PJZV;~TransMembrane:1 (o420-447i)), whose product is MTARNRCIQGLFGLTAGETEQYPGINTFCDFLESQFEGQFRTFDDRIWVALNRPKPSNTDDFWSWCADVCRAFNQLRRVSRDRPQAGGEAQPATDNLEPTMHDVLREILPTRSSGGTDATDQQKVLVANAVLKTLCSLSTAITLDGRTQPRENRPGTPESRQVEEGTANQVSLTIPNHPRDIIWHGPLSSYVRTPFQDYTRELRRPEETDVGNDALYESSLTYASLRRFGAIKIVWVETLKDHLVFDEVARTLSIFRFPSVCVVRIKKPNAFLIDKNITNWTMNPNPFRPENDIEDHGSLYREALLSYRLLFGQSGESRKLLSRELKTHRARGALADPFLDQLSSCRWSLGNTVSPFESSLLPESLLDDNGGIMDWPTYSRVDFPFFGNQLRRLQEYGNKHPPTGFWEYFSDRRYPRERFAAQAAVVIGTMSILLSAGQLVVAIVGATRNLQ